One genomic segment of Kocuria rhizophila DC2201 includes these proteins:
- the mca gene encoding mycothiol conjugate amidase Mca, protein MTDYSQLRLLAIHAHPDDESSKGAATMAHYARLGARVMVATCTGGERGSILNAEMEGDVAAERDLTGLRRHEMAAAAAALGVEHRWIGFMDSGLPEGDPLPPLPWGCFALQPLERASAPVVQLVREFRPHVILSYDENGGYPHPDHIQTHNVAMEAYRRAGDPEAYPGTGEPWTPSKLYYDRAFNPERFLALHEALLERGLDSPYAERIAAFQESDPEGHRPPVARHETTTRVRCEEEFPARDRALSAHRTQVDPKGLFFWVSTDTQAEVWPWEDYTLAESRVASELPETDLFAGIDPTTPRK, encoded by the coding sequence GTGACGGACTATTCGCAGCTTCGTTTGTTGGCCATCCACGCCCACCCGGACGACGAGTCCAGCAAGGGTGCGGCGACCATGGCCCACTACGCGCGCCTCGGTGCCCGGGTCATGGTGGCCACGTGCACCGGTGGTGAGCGCGGGTCCATCCTCAACGCCGAGATGGAGGGCGACGTCGCGGCCGAGCGGGACCTCACCGGCCTGCGCCGCCACGAGATGGCGGCGGCCGCCGCGGCCCTCGGCGTGGAGCACCGCTGGATCGGCTTCATGGACTCGGGCCTGCCCGAGGGGGACCCGCTGCCGCCCCTGCCGTGGGGCTGCTTCGCCCTGCAGCCGCTCGAGCGTGCCTCGGCGCCCGTGGTGCAGCTGGTGCGGGAGTTCCGCCCGCACGTGATCCTGAGCTACGACGAGAACGGCGGCTACCCGCACCCGGACCACATCCAGACGCACAACGTGGCCATGGAGGCCTACCGCCGCGCCGGTGATCCCGAGGCCTACCCCGGCACGGGTGAGCCGTGGACCCCGTCCAAGCTCTACTACGACCGCGCGTTCAACCCGGAGCGCTTCCTGGCCCTGCACGAGGCCCTGCTGGAGCGCGGGCTGGACTCCCCCTACGCGGAGCGCATCGCGGCGTTCCAGGAGTCGGACCCGGAGGGCCACCGCCCGCCCGTCGCCCGCCACGAGACCACCACCAGGGTTCGCTGCGAGGAGGAGTTCCCCGCCCGGGACCGCGCGCTGAGCGCCCACCGCACGCAGGTGGACCCCAAGGGCCTGTTCTTCTGGGTCTCCACGGACACCCAGGCCGAGGTATGGCCGTGGGAGGACTACACCCTCGCGGAGTCCCGTGTGGCCAGCGAGCTGCCGGAGACGGACCTCTTCGCAGGAATCGACCCCACGACCCCCCGGAAGTGA
- a CDS encoding DUF4307 domain-containing protein yields MSSATSQPADGGPTPTERLTRRYGSGHRTVARTPRRGPSGRGWILIAAAATLVSALFVVWIVWGQSQRPVFKDVGFQITDAAHGYADFDLTKDPEQSVTCAVQALNEQYAVVGWNEVTIGHVPEDQLNGRTSTHRVPVRTTNTATTAGVDSCWNTTG; encoded by the coding sequence ATGAGTTCTGCGACGTCCCAGCCGGCCGACGGCGGGCCCACCCCCACCGAACGGCTCACCCGCCGCTACGGCTCCGGGCACCGCACCGTCGCCCGCACCCCGCGCCGCGGCCCGTCCGGGCGCGGCTGGATCCTCATCGCCGCGGCCGCCACGCTCGTGAGCGCGCTGTTCGTGGTGTGGATCGTGTGGGGCCAGTCCCAGCGGCCCGTGTTCAAGGACGTCGGCTTCCAGATCACCGACGCCGCTCACGGGTACGCGGACTTCGACCTCACCAAGGACCCGGAGCAGAGCGTCACGTGCGCGGTGCAGGCCCTCAACGAGCAGTACGCGGTGGTCGGCTGGAACGAGGTGACCATCGGCCACGTGCCCGAGGACCAGCTCAACGGGCGCACCAGCACCCACCGGGTGCCCGTACGGACCACCAACACGGCCACCACGGCCGGGGTGGACTCGTGCTGGAACACCACCGGGTGA
- the greA gene encoding transcription elongation factor GreA: MPAQEGAWLTQEAYDRLKKELDYIAGPYRQEIVDRIEQARSEGDLKENGGYHAAREEQGKNEGRIVQLTQLLENAQVGEAPADDGVIEAGMVVTAEIAGDEMTFLMGSREVAEDLTGGEDLEVFSERSPMGAAINGHKVGETVSYQAPNGKDITVKILKAKPFSR; the protein is encoded by the coding sequence GTGCCTGCACAAGAGGGAGCCTGGCTCACCCAGGAAGCGTACGACCGGCTGAAGAAGGAGCTCGACTACATTGCCGGGCCCTACCGCCAGGAGATCGTGGACCGGATCGAACAGGCCCGCTCCGAGGGTGACCTCAAGGAGAACGGCGGCTACCACGCCGCGCGTGAGGAGCAGGGCAAGAACGAGGGCCGCATCGTGCAGCTCACCCAGCTGCTGGAGAACGCCCAGGTGGGCGAGGCCCCCGCGGACGACGGCGTGATCGAGGCCGGCATGGTGGTCACCGCGGAGATCGCCGGGGACGAGATGACGTTCCTCATGGGCTCCCGCGAGGTCGCCGAGGACCTCACCGGCGGGGAGGACCTGGAGGTCTTCTCCGAGCGCTCCCCCATGGGTGCCGCGATCAACGGCCACAAGGTGGGCGAGACCGTGAGCTACCAGGCGCCCAACGGCAAGGACATCACCGTGAAGATCCTCAAGGCCAAGCCCTTCAGCCGCTGA
- the ilvA gene encoding threonine ammonia-lyase, translating to MAHTALSVSVDDVRDAAQLLDGVIERTPLAHSRALSRMLGSEVYLKCENLQRAGSFKARGAYVRMSQLSEDEKRRGVVAASAGNHAQGVALAAAKLGITARIYMPRGAALPKIAATQDHGAEVVLHGSSVDEALAEAQRFADETGAVFVHPFDHRDIIAGQGTIGLEIIDQLPTVDTVIAGVGGGGLLAGVSVALKAKAREQGRDIRVIGVQAENAAAYPPSLAGDAIVTLSKVSTIADGIAVGRPGQLPFSIIRELADDVVTVSEDSLAQALIFMLERNKMVVEPAGAVGVAAILEGELRESHPDLGTTVVLLSGGNIDPMLMLKVIQRGLSAAGRYMTIKMMLTDRPGELAQISQLIAAMDANVTGVNHTRIGGSLSMGDVSITIDMETKGHSHCDQVLAALESHGYHPVVVH from the coding sequence GTGGCCCACACTGCACTGTCCGTCTCCGTGGACGACGTCCGCGACGCCGCCCAGCTCCTCGACGGGGTCATCGAGCGGACTCCTCTTGCCCACTCCCGGGCGCTGTCCCGCATGCTGGGCTCCGAGGTCTACCTCAAGTGCGAGAACCTGCAGCGCGCCGGGTCCTTCAAGGCCCGCGGCGCCTACGTGCGCATGTCCCAGCTCTCGGAGGACGAGAAGCGCCGGGGCGTGGTGGCGGCGTCGGCGGGCAACCACGCGCAGGGCGTGGCGCTCGCGGCCGCGAAGCTGGGGATCACGGCGCGGATATACATGCCGCGGGGCGCGGCCCTGCCCAAGATCGCGGCCACCCAGGACCACGGTGCGGAAGTGGTGCTGCACGGCTCCTCCGTGGACGAGGCCCTGGCCGAGGCTCAGCGTTTCGCGGACGAGACCGGGGCGGTCTTCGTGCACCCGTTCGACCACCGGGACATCATCGCGGGTCAGGGCACCATCGGCCTGGAGATCATCGACCAGCTGCCCACCGTGGACACGGTGATCGCGGGCGTGGGCGGAGGCGGCCTGCTGGCGGGGGTCTCCGTGGCGCTCAAGGCCAAGGCCCGGGAGCAGGGCAGGGACATCCGCGTGATCGGCGTGCAGGCGGAGAACGCCGCAGCCTACCCGCCGTCCCTGGCCGGGGACGCGATCGTGACGCTCTCCAAGGTGTCCACGATCGCGGACGGCATCGCCGTGGGGCGCCCCGGGCAGCTCCCGTTCAGCATCATCCGCGAGCTCGCGGACGACGTCGTCACGGTCTCGGAGGACTCCCTCGCCCAGGCGCTGATCTTCATGCTCGAGCGCAACAAGATGGTGGTGGAACCCGCCGGCGCCGTGGGGGTGGCCGCGATCCTCGAGGGCGAGCTGCGCGAGAGCCACCCGGACCTGGGCACCACCGTGGTGCTGCTCTCCGGCGGGAACATCGACCCCATGCTCATGCTCAAGGTCATCCAGCGGGGACTCTCCGCGGCGGGGCGCTACATGACCATCAAGATGATGCTCACGGACCGGCCCGGTGAGCTGGCGCAGATCTCGCAGCTCATCGCCGCCATGGACGCGAACGTGACCGGGGTGAACCACACGCGGATCGGCGGCTCCCTGTCCATGGGGGACGTCTCCATCACCATCGACATGGAGACCAAGGGCCACTCGCACTGCGACCAGGTGCTCGCGGCCCTGGAGTCGCACGGCTACCACCCCGTGGTGGTGCACTGA